In Photobacterium sp. TLY01, the following proteins share a genomic window:
- a CDS encoding mechanosensitive ion channel family protein: MLTEWFTSHNIHIEQLIDLGEVLGLIAGISVVIHFILHRGVILWLNRFTGHSETLWHQAVFGKKLFSRFALLIQGIVIAVQTHLWLSDDSAVYEILQTFTSLWIVLYSLLTLYAVLGVIEVLLSRTQAGRNMPLRGISQSLKIIFFVVAALLSTSILIGKSPVILLSGLGAMTAVIMLVFKDPILGLVAGIQLSANKMLSVGDWLEMPKYGADGDVIDISLTTVKVQNWDKTITTIPTYALISDSFKNWKGMQQSGGRRIKRSVLIDATSVHFLADNEIRYLEKAQLLEPYIKHKVAEINQYNEQKKSDLGCRINGRRLTNLGSFRAYLERYLRQHPNIHQHMTLMVRQLPPSHEGISLEIYCFTNTTVWVEYEQIQSDIFDHLYAVLPEFGLRVSQAPTGSDFREWHYARSSATPQGIASDTRSAQISEPMKMN; the protein is encoded by the coding sequence ATGCTTACTGAATGGTTTACTTCTCACAATATTCATATTGAACAACTGATTGATCTCGGCGAGGTGCTAGGATTGATCGCCGGTATCTCTGTCGTCATTCATTTCATCCTGCACCGCGGTGTGATTCTGTGGCTGAACCGGTTTACCGGGCATAGCGAAACGCTCTGGCACCAAGCTGTGTTTGGCAAAAAGCTCTTCAGCCGGTTTGCTCTGCTGATTCAGGGCATTGTGATTGCGGTGCAAACGCACTTGTGGCTGTCTGACGACAGCGCCGTGTATGAGATTTTGCAAACTTTCACGTCGCTGTGGATCGTGCTGTACAGCTTACTGACACTCTACGCGGTATTGGGTGTGATTGAAGTGCTGTTAAGCCGGACGCAGGCTGGCCGCAATATGCCGTTGCGAGGCATTTCGCAGAGTCTGAAAATCATCTTTTTTGTGGTTGCAGCCCTGCTGAGTACCTCGATTTTGATCGGTAAATCTCCGGTCATACTGCTCAGCGGTCTGGGTGCGATGACCGCAGTGATCATGTTGGTGTTTAAAGATCCGATTCTGGGACTGGTGGCAGGCATTCAGTTATCCGCCAATAAAATGCTCAGTGTTGGCGACTGGCTGGAAATGCCGAAATACGGTGCCGACGGTGATGTGATTGATATCAGTCTGACCACGGTGAAAGTGCAGAACTGGGATAAAACCATTACCACGATTCCGACTTATGCGCTGATTTCAGACTCATTTAAAAACTGGAAAGGCATGCAGCAGTCAGGCGGACGCCGTATTAAGCGCAGCGTGCTGATTGACGCCACCAGCGTGCACTTTCTGGCCGATAACGAGATTCGCTATCTGGAAAAAGCTCAGCTGCTTGAGCCGTATATCAAACATAAAGTGGCAGAGATCAATCAGTACAACGAGCAAAAGAAGTCGGATTTAGGCTGCCGTATCAATGGCCGCCGCTTAACGAACCTTGGCAGTTTCCGTGCGTATCTGGAACGCTATCTTCGCCAGCACCCGAATATTCATCAACACATGACATTAATGGTGCGCCAACTGCCGCCTTCACACGAAGGGATATCGCTGGAAATTTACTGCTTTACCAATACCACGGTCTGGGTGGAATACGAGCAGATCCAGTCGGATATTTTTGATCACCTGTATGCCGTGCTGCCCGAGTTCGGATTACGCGTCTCGCAAGCGCCAACCGGCAGTGATTTTCGCGAATGGCACTATGCCAGAAGCTCAGCCACCCCACAGGGGATCGCATCCGATACGCGTTCAGCGCAAATATCTGAACCGATGAAGATGAATTAA
- a CDS encoding cation:proton antiporter, with the protein MLNELQTMIFELGIIVVSSALIGTMFLYARQPIILAYIVAGIALGPSGLGLLNDNDRIIQFGQFGVILLLFLLGLNLQPFKLLTLFKESALITLGTCCLFFLVTLGFCLLIDLSLGDSLVAAAALMFSSTVIGLKLIPTTTLHHQRVGEVMTSVLLIQDILAIIVILFLNVREPDAMISAFMLILLKLGLLCLLAYLGVRYLVLPLFRRFDVIQEYTFVTALAWCLLWAETGHLAGLSYEIGAFVAGLSIAISRVSQAISLHLKPLREFFLILFFFAVGAKMDITQGGTVLLWGGLFGMLLVAVKAAGFMIALKLAKEKAPQELSARLSQASEFSLLLAYSALTAGLVSEQGMLFIQAATLMTFILSTYWVVSRFPTPISSASNLRKD; encoded by the coding sequence ATGTTAAATGAACTGCAAACCATGATTTTCGAACTCGGGATCATTGTGGTCAGTTCAGCGTTAATCGGCACAATGTTCCTGTACGCCCGCCAGCCCATCATTCTGGCGTACATCGTTGCCGGCATTGCCCTTGGCCCGAGTGGCTTAGGCTTGCTGAATGACAACGACCGAATCATCCAGTTCGGCCAATTCGGTGTCATCCTCTTACTGTTCCTGCTTGGCCTGAATCTGCAACCCTTCAAACTGCTGACTCTCTTTAAAGAAAGCGCCCTGATCACACTGGGGACCTGCTGTCTCTTTTTTCTGGTCACATTAGGGTTTTGCTTGCTGATCGACCTGTCCCTTGGCGATTCACTTGTGGCAGCCGCCGCGCTGATGTTTTCAAGTACCGTCATTGGGTTGAAATTAATCCCGACCACTACCCTTCACCATCAACGTGTGGGCGAAGTCATGACCAGCGTGCTACTGATACAGGACATACTGGCTATCATTGTGATTCTGTTTCTGAATGTGCGTGAACCAGATGCCATGATCAGCGCCTTTATGCTCATCCTGCTGAAATTAGGATTGCTCTGCCTGCTGGCCTATTTAGGCGTCCGCTATCTGGTGCTCCCGCTGTTTCGTCGTTTTGATGTGATTCAGGAATACACCTTTGTTACCGCACTGGCATGGTGTTTGCTGTGGGCGGAAACGGGTCACCTGGCGGGTTTATCCTATGAAATCGGGGCATTTGTAGCCGGGCTGTCTATAGCCATCAGCCGGGTTTCGCAAGCCATTTCTCTGCACCTGAAACCCTTGAGGGAATTTTTTCTGATATTATTTTTCTTCGCGGTGGGCGCAAAAATGGACATCACACAAGGCGGTACTGTACTGCTTTGGGGTGGGCTATTTGGAATGCTGCTGGTGGCAGTAAAAGCAGCAGGTTTCATGATTGCGCTAAAACTGGCAAAGGAAAAAGCGCCTCAGGAGCTGTCTGCCCGGCTCAGTCAAGCCAGCGAGTTCTCGCTATTGCTGGCTTATTCGGCCCTAACCGCCGGTCTGGTTTCCGAGCAGGGAATGCTCTTTATTCAAGCCGCGACCCTCATGACTTTCATCCTGTCCACTTATTGGGTCGTAAGCCGCTTTCCTACACCCATCTCAAGTGCGAGCAACCTGCGCAAAGACTGA
- a CDS encoding PEGA domain-containing protein, with protein MKKLFCLFIALFMLNGCAAMFSGTSQEVSIRSKSPNAKIYVNERYMGQGQVLTSFKKKEEYTIRVEENGCESVIPVSKSFDATTLLGIFIDYGLVSILVIDGAATGSWQEFDQTNYLVDAECQAEAVTAAI; from the coding sequence ATGAAAAAGCTGTTTTGTTTATTTATTGCTCTGTTCATGCTGAATGGCTGCGCGGCCATGTTTAGCGGTACCAGCCAGGAAGTCAGCATTCGCAGTAAAAGCCCGAATGCGAAAATTTATGTTAATGAGCGCTATATGGGCCAGGGCCAGGTTCTGACGTCGTTTAAAAAGAAAGAAGAATACACAATCCGTGTAGAAGAAAACGGTTGCGAGTCAGTGATCCCAGTGTCTAAATCTTTTGATGCCACCACACTGCTGGGTATTTTCATCGACTACGGCCTTGTCTCAATCCTGGTGATTGATGGCGCGGCAACAGGTTCATGGCAGGAATTTGATCAAACCAACTACCTGGTTGATGCAGAATGTCAGGCTGAAGCCGTCACCGCTGCTATCTGA
- a CDS encoding GMP reductase codes for MRIEQDLKLGFKDVLFRPKRSTLKSRSQVELTRDFTFKHSGRQWSGVPIIAANMDSVGSFDMAKALAKHNVMTAIHKHYSVEDWASFIQENSADVLKHAMVSTGTSDADFQKTKDIMALTDDLMFICIDIANGYSEHLVEYVEKVRKAFPDKVISAGNVVTGDMVEELILAGADIVKVGIGPGSVCTTRVKTGVGYPQLSAIIECADAAHGLGGQIIGDGGCTCAGDVSKAFGGGADFVMLGGMLAGHEESNGEIVEKDGQQFMKFYGMSSQSAMDKHSGGVANYRAAEGKTVLLPYRGPVENTIQDIMGGVRSTCTYVGAAKLKELTKRTTFIRVREQENNVYGKE; via the coding sequence ATGCGTATCGAACAAGACCTGAAACTGGGATTCAAAGATGTACTGTTTCGCCCGAAACGTTCAACCCTGAAAAGCCGATCTCAAGTTGAATTAACCCGCGATTTTACATTCAAGCATAGCGGTCGTCAATGGTCAGGCGTTCCTATTATTGCCGCCAATATGGACTCAGTCGGCAGCTTTGACATGGCTAAAGCACTGGCAAAACACAATGTCATGACCGCCATTCACAAACACTATAGTGTTGAGGACTGGGCCAGTTTCATTCAAGAAAACAGTGCTGATGTCCTGAAACACGCCATGGTCTCAACCGGTACATCAGATGCTGATTTTCAGAAAACCAAAGACATCATGGCGCTGACCGACGATCTGATGTTTATCTGCATTGATATTGCAAACGGTTACTCTGAGCACCTGGTCGAGTACGTGGAAAAAGTCCGTAAAGCATTCCCTGATAAAGTCATCAGCGCGGGTAACGTCGTCACCGGCGACATGGTGGAAGAGCTGATTCTGGCGGGTGCAGACATCGTCAAAGTGGGTATCGGCCCGGGTTCAGTGTGCACCACTCGAGTGAAAACCGGTGTCGGCTACCCGCAACTGTCTGCCATTATCGAATGTGCGGATGCCGCACACGGCCTGGGTGGACAGATCATTGGCGACGGCGGCTGCACCTGCGCCGGTGATGTCTCGAAAGCCTTCGGCGGCGGCGCCGATTTCGTGATGCTGGGCGGCATGCTGGCCGGCCATGAAGAAAGCAACGGCGAAATCGTTGAAAAAGACGGCCAGCAATTCATGAAATTTTACGGGATGTCATCCCAGAGCGCGATGGACAAGCATTCTGGCGGTGTTGCCAACTACCGTGCCGCTGAAGGAAAAACCGTCCTATTGCCTTACCGTGGCCCGGTTGAAAACACTATCCAGGATATCATGGGCGGCGTGCGCTCAACCTGCACCTACGTTGGCGCGGCGAAGCTTAAAGAGCTAACCAAACGCACCACTTTCATCCGTGTTCGTGAGCAAGAAAATAACGTGTACGGGAAAGAATAA